A part of Methanobacterium bryantii genomic DNA contains:
- a CDS encoding preprotein translocase subunit SecD, whose translation MSDIIDFIKDYRVIVLVVLLIGSLASISLYGVPQGLDLKGGSLVQIHLEHPVDTTTMGTVTTVLDKRLNAFGVSDIKVRASGDQDVIVEIANVQPDQVAKLIGTPGKFEAKINNQTVITGSDIVSVKTYSVTGNNWEVPFTLSVDGAKKFAVAAQGKTGQPVDFYLDNQLISSPEIGADVANGVPTTDVQITGSNSTKDAAVNEAKGIQAVLQSGSLPVSVSIAGIQGISADLGDQFRTGALMAGLLALIVVALIVFVRYKRPILVLPIVFTSVAELVIILGVMSISHSVELDLAAIAGIIAAIGTGVDDQIIITDEVLKRGKVSKRRRTGLNLKIKGAFFIIYASAATLIAAMIPLFYVGITRGLTGIGLLSNFAITTILGVLIGIFVTRPVYAKFMEKFVVKDE comes from the coding sequence ATGAGTGACATAATTGACTTTATAAAAGATTACCGTGTAATTGTACTGGTCGTTCTTTTAATAGGAAGCCTAGCTTCAATTTCACTATATGGAGTGCCTCAAGGGTTAGATTTAAAAGGTGGTTCTCTTGTTCAAATACACCTGGAACATCCAGTTGATACAACTACCATGGGTACGGTTACCACTGTTCTGGATAAGCGTCTTAATGCTTTTGGTGTTTCAGACATTAAGGTTAGGGCCAGTGGAGACCAGGACGTTATTGTAGAAATTGCTAATGTTCAGCCAGATCAAGTTGCAAAGCTTATTGGAACACCTGGTAAATTTGAGGCCAAAATTAACAACCAGACCGTAATTACAGGTTCAGACATAGTAAGTGTCAAAACATACAGTGTTACAGGAAACAACTGGGAAGTACCGTTTACATTATCTGTAGATGGGGCTAAAAAATTCGCTGTAGCAGCACAGGGTAAAACAGGGCAGCCTGTAGATTTCTACCTTGATAATCAATTAATCAGTTCACCAGAAATAGGTGCAGACGTTGCTAACGGCGTGCCAACAACAGATGTACAAATAACTGGTAGTAACAGCACAAAAGATGCTGCAGTTAATGAAGCAAAAGGTATTCAAGCAGTACTACAGTCTGGTTCACTGCCTGTATCAGTTAGTATTGCTGGAATTCAGGGCATATCTGCTGATCTTGGAGATCAGTTTAGAACTGGAGCGTTAATGGCGGGTCTACTGGCATTAATTGTAGTGGCCCTTATAGTATTTGTCAGATATAAAAGGCCTATACTGGTACTGCCTATTGTCTTCACCAGTGTTGCAGAGCTCGTCATTATTTTAGGTGTGATGTCTATATCACATAGTGTAGAGCTAGATTTAGCTGCCATAGCAGGTATTATCGCGGCGATAGGTACGGGAGTAGATGACCAGATCATTATAACCGACGAAGTTCTTAAGAGGGGTAAAGTTTCAAAAAGAAGAAGAACAGGACTTAATCTCAAAATAAAAGGAGCGTTCTTTATTATATATGCTTCAGCAGCCACTTTAATTGCTGCAATGATCCCACTATTTTATGTAGGGATAACAAGAGGTTTAACTGGAATTGGGCTTCTTTCTAACTTCGCAATTACTACAATCCTTGGTGTTTTAATTGGAATTTTTGTAACAAGGCCTGTATATGCTAAGTTTATGGAGAAATTCGTCGTAAAAGATGAATAA
- a CDS encoding protein translocase subunit SecF → MKIETLMESYKPLIAVPIIITIIALAIFLTNGLNESVDLKGGTITTLQLQKSISQDELKSMIETGLNTSDVNVNSFSNNQATVTIGTEADANTFTNILNGTATILSYRSVGAVLSSAALTQIIYTLIFAFLFMSVTVFIVFRSVVPSMAVILAALSDIIIAVGGMSLFGIPLSLASVGALLLLIGYSVDTDILLTTRVLKRREGTITERAINAMKTGFTMTAAAIGSMVALYVIVLFFIPSAATLQNIAEVLMIGLVADVLATWLMNLGILRWYMESGRK, encoded by the coding sequence ATGAAAATAGAAACATTGATGGAATCATATAAACCATTAATAGCGGTTCCTATAATTATTACAATAATTGCATTGGCGATTTTTTTAACAAATGGTTTAAACGAAAGTGTAGATTTAAAAGGTGGTACTATAACCACTTTGCAGCTTCAAAAGTCCATAAGTCAGGATGAATTGAAAAGCATGATAGAGACTGGGCTGAATACGAGTGATGTGAATGTAAACTCGTTCAGCAACAATCAAGCTACTGTAACTATTGGTACAGAAGCGGATGCAAATACATTTACAAATATCCTGAATGGAACGGCCACTATATTAAGTTATAGATCTGTTGGGGCAGTACTTAGCTCAGCAGCTCTAACACAGATAATATACACGCTCATATTTGCATTTCTTTTCATGTCTGTAACTGTATTTATAGTGTTCAGGAGTGTTGTACCTTCTATGGCGGTTATTCTTGCTGCACTGTCTGATATAATTATAGCCGTTGGTGGAATGTCCCTGTTTGGAATACCGCTTTCACTTGCATCAGTAGGTGCATTACTCCTGCTTATTGGGTATAGTGTGGATACAGATATTTTGCTTACCACACGTGTACTGAAGCGTAGGGAAGGAACAATTACAGAAAGAGCTATAAATGCTATGAAAACAGGATTTACGATGACTGCAGCAGCTATAGGTTCCATGGTAGCATTATATGTCATAGTTTTATTCTTCATACCATCTGCAGCGACTCTGCAGAATATTGCTGAAGTTCTGATGATAGGGCTTGTTGCCGATGTTTTGGCTACATGGCTTATGAACCTTGGAATCCTTAGATGGTACATGGAGAGTGGCCGTAAATGA
- a CDS encoding flavodoxin family protein — MKTIILYYSRTKKTARVANTLAKEVSADIVEIEDLKKRSGPLNYINASVDAVRENKTNIKPQTVDLSEYGLVYIGTPVWAGKPAPAIITLIDKCDFQGKDVILFATLGGSGGRNTILRMKEKIEVRGGRMITSFLIKTAGKKTYEIEDEMKKTVEEMDLKIYGA; from the coding sequence ATGAAAACTATTATTTTATATTATTCCAGAACTAAAAAGACAGCAAGGGTTGCTAATACTCTTGCAAAAGAAGTTTCAGCAGATATTGTTGAAATTGAAGATTTAAAAAAGAGGTCGGGGCCTCTAAATTATATAAATGCATCAGTAGATGCTGTGAGAGAAAATAAAACAAATATTAAGCCACAGACGGTTGATTTAAGTGAATATGGTCTGGTATATATTGGAACTCCAGTATGGGCAGGAAAACCTGCTCCGGCTATAATTACCCTTATTGATAAGTGTGATTTTCAGGGTAAAGATGTAATTTTATTTGCTACTCTTGGAGGGTCAGGAGGTAGAAACACTATTTTGAGGATGAAAGAGAAAATTGAAGTTAGAGGCGGAAGAATGATAACATCCTTCTTAATTAAAACTGCCGGTAAAAAAACATATGAAATAGAAGATGAAATGAAAAAAACGGTTGAAGAGATGGATTTAAAAATTTATGGAGCATAA